A genomic segment from Lignipirellula cremea encodes:
- a CDS encoding uracil-DNA glycosylase yields MTDEAEIRERRRLAVLQRLQSLHRAGLRQLPRPDRQAVETLQQTFTGAAPRVEPIVEAPSATPSSSASPSSASPAATSSAPTPTAAASSAEAPPVSRPAPRPVASTSLFSGQAGGSDMLGRAATLEQRRDALRLVADEVAGCTRCALSRSRTQTVFGVGNPMTRIVFLGEGPGAEEDRVGEPFVGAAGQLLDKMISAMSLSRDEVYILNVVKCRPPGNRNPEPEEALACRDYLDRQLAILQPEFICCLGAVAAKNLLDSPKSVGQLRGHIWRHGPSKVVVTYHPAYLLRAPQEKRKAWEDLQLLMGEMGLL; encoded by the coding sequence ATGACGGACGAAGCGGAAATCCGGGAACGCAGGCGACTGGCCGTACTGCAGCGGCTGCAGTCCCTGCATCGCGCCGGGCTCCGCCAGTTGCCTCGCCCTGATCGCCAGGCTGTGGAGACGCTGCAGCAAACCTTCACCGGCGCCGCCCCGCGGGTCGAACCAATTGTGGAGGCGCCCAGCGCGACGCCTTCGAGCAGCGCCTCGCCGAGCAGCGCCTCGCCGGCGGCTACCTCCTCGGCGCCGACTCCGACGGCTGCAGCCTCTTCTGCCGAAGCACCGCCAGTCAGCCGGCCGGCGCCTCGACCGGTGGCGAGCACTTCGTTGTTCAGCGGGCAGGCAGGCGGTAGCGACATGCTGGGCCGCGCTGCCACACTGGAGCAGCGTCGCGACGCTCTGCGTCTGGTGGCGGACGAAGTGGCCGGCTGCACGCGTTGTGCGCTATCGCGGAGTCGCACGCAAACGGTGTTTGGCGTGGGCAATCCCATGACGCGGATTGTGTTTCTGGGAGAGGGACCGGGAGCCGAGGAAGATCGCGTCGGCGAGCCGTTCGTCGGGGCGGCCGGGCAACTGCTGGACAAAATGATCAGCGCGATGTCGCTCAGCCGGGACGAAGTCTACATCTTGAACGTGGTCAAATGCCGTCCGCCCGGCAACCGGAATCCGGAACCGGAAGAGGCGCTCGCCTGTCGCGATTATCTCGACCGGCAACTGGCCATTCTGCAGCCGGAGTTCATCTGCTGCCTGGGCGCGGTCGCGGCGAAGAACCTGCTGGATTCGCCCAAGTCGGTCGGCCAGTTACGAGGTCACATCTGGCGGCACGGCCCTTCCAAAGTGGTCGTCACGTATCACCCTGCCTATCTGCTCCGGGCGCCGCAGGAGAAACGCAAAGCGTGGGAAGACCTGCAGCTGCTGATGGGCGAAATGGGCCTGCTGTAG
- a CDS encoding MFS transporter: MKPATTEQNQAQRLACWNGLLWAMGDGLVSTTLVVYLALEYGAKGIAISLILAAPKVVGVLRLATPAFLARLQNRKSFCLACFLLSSLVLWQLPFLSAPGFLPPRGSLAVLIGLWSLYHLFEYMAVVALWSWLGDMAPGDRRGQFLGRREKLLTAGGIVGSLASGIFAAAWKFSPHWTGIDAASWETEFGWLAFALPAGAGVGVMLLALLPLLKAPALEGATSPILKDKQPSSSAGSLAAGTTTNVSPAGVRSSLFWLLAYSAWFALVNGVTQSAQSIYPKRVLLFSLFWIIAFTTCMRVGQMALAPAVGRWIDRHGHRGLLIVSQLIVALGPCFYLLATPEQPWWIAGAWLVWIAYVGLNIGLPSLLLKLAPARNRALWIAGYFAVSGLMYGIGTLSGGVLFDRLQDRTFTLAAAGLTLDRFGLLFLAGAVLRASGAVWLLGIKEQPSP, encoded by the coding sequence ATGAAACCCGCGACGACCGAACAGAACCAGGCCCAGCGACTGGCCTGCTGGAATGGGTTGCTCTGGGCGATGGGCGACGGGCTTGTCAGCACCACGCTGGTTGTTTATCTGGCGCTTGAATATGGCGCCAAAGGGATCGCCATCTCGCTGATCCTGGCCGCTCCTAAAGTGGTGGGCGTGCTGCGACTGGCGACGCCCGCCTTCCTGGCCCGCCTGCAGAATCGCAAATCGTTCTGCCTGGCCTGCTTCCTGCTGAGCAGTCTGGTGCTGTGGCAGCTGCCGTTTTTGTCGGCGCCCGGCTTTCTGCCGCCGCGGGGGAGTCTGGCGGTCCTGATCGGCTTGTGGTCGCTGTATCACCTGTTTGAATACATGGCCGTCGTCGCGCTTTGGTCCTGGCTGGGCGATATGGCGCCAGGCGATCGCCGCGGCCAGTTTCTGGGTCGACGCGAAAAACTGCTAACCGCGGGCGGCATTGTCGGTTCCCTGGCTAGCGGGATCTTCGCCGCCGCCTGGAAGTTCTCGCCGCACTGGACCGGTATCGACGCCGCGTCCTGGGAGACCGAATTCGGCTGGCTGGCGTTCGCCCTGCCGGCCGGGGCGGGAGTCGGCGTGATGCTCCTGGCGCTGCTTCCCCTGCTGAAGGCGCCCGCCCTGGAAGGGGCCACATCGCCCATATTGAAGGACAAGCAGCCGTCATCGTCCGCCGGATCGCTGGCCGCAGGAACCACGACGAACGTCTCGCCCGCTGGCGTTCGCTCCTCGTTGTTCTGGCTGCTGGCCTACTCGGCCTGGTTCGCCCTGGTCAATGGCGTCACGCAGTCGGCCCAGTCGATCTATCCGAAACGGGTGCTGCTGTTCTCGCTGTTCTGGATCATCGCATTCACCACCTGCATGCGCGTCGGACAAATGGCCCTGGCCCCGGCGGTCGGCCGCTGGATTGATCGCCACGGGCACCGCGGGCTGCTGATCGTTTCGCAATTGATCGTGGCGCTGGGCCCGTGCTTTTATCTGCTGGCCACGCCCGAGCAGCCGTGGTGGATCGCCGGCGCCTGGCTGGTCTGGATTGCATATGTGGGGCTGAATATCGGCCTGCCCAGCCTGCTGCTGAAGCTAGCCCCGGCCCGGAATCGGGCGCTCTGGATCGCCGGGTATTTTGCAGTTTCCGGTTTGATGTACGGCATTGGCACGCTGTCAGGCGGCGTGCTGTTTGACCGGCTGCAGGATCGCACTTTCACGCTGGCTGCGGCCGGTCTGACACTGGACCGGTTTGGCCTGCTCTTCCTGGCCGGCGCCGTACTCCGGGCCAGCGGAGCAGTCTGGCTGCTGGGGATCAAAGAACAACCATCCCCCTGA
- a CDS encoding lysophospholipid acyltransferase family protein, with translation MNRQPYGLPPKWWPPQMSQLWVRWTRRYRWSQLRRSQRIVKIDVQGGEHLTAALQSGAGVMITPNHSAHYDSAALYIAADRLNTPLYFMTAWQVFAMSSSFERLAMQRLGCFSIDRESNDRQAFKTAIDLLQHAGPPLVVFPEGDIYHVTDRVTPFREGAAAMALHAAKKAEREIAVVPCAIKFWYVNDPSTELFSLLDLLEERMFLRPLHRVSLTDRIHRIAEATLALKELDYLGRTASGRVRDRIGHLTEAILQQLEQRHELKPGQGNTPERAKALRQLIIRKADDMRKENPSKNGDAPPAMQQEFRRLESDMDDVFFIMQLYSYPGDYLVEIPTLERLAETLDKFEEDILQRDLPRVRGQRRVQIRFGPPLTIEKERKGRDQVAQLTHQMEAQVQALIDQINAEEGLKPHVR, from the coding sequence ATGAATCGTCAGCCCTACGGACTTCCACCCAAGTGGTGGCCTCCGCAAATGAGCCAGCTCTGGGTGCGGTGGACGCGTCGGTATCGCTGGTCGCAATTGCGGCGCAGCCAGCGGATCGTCAAAATCGACGTCCAGGGCGGCGAACATTTAACGGCCGCGCTCCAGTCAGGAGCCGGCGTGATGATCACCCCGAACCACTCGGCCCACTACGATTCGGCCGCGCTTTACATTGCCGCCGATCGCTTGAATACGCCGTTGTATTTTATGACGGCCTGGCAAGTTTTCGCCATGAGCAGCAGCTTTGAGCGGCTGGCCATGCAGCGGCTGGGATGTTTCAGCATCGACAGGGAAAGCAACGATCGCCAGGCATTCAAAACGGCGATCGACCTGCTGCAGCATGCGGGGCCGCCTTTGGTCGTGTTTCCCGAAGGGGACATTTACCATGTGACGGATCGGGTCACGCCGTTCCGCGAAGGAGCCGCGGCCATGGCTCTGCATGCGGCGAAGAAAGCAGAACGGGAGATCGCCGTGGTCCCGTGCGCCATCAAGTTCTGGTACGTCAATGATCCCTCGACCGAGCTGTTCTCTTTGCTGGACCTGCTGGAAGAACGCATGTTTCTCCGGCCGCTGCATCGAGTCAGTCTGACCGACCGGATCCACCGCATTGCCGAAGCCACCCTGGCCTTGAAGGAACTGGACTACCTGGGCCGGACCGCGTCAGGCCGGGTCCGCGATCGGATCGGCCATTTAACGGAAGCGATCCTGCAACAGTTGGAACAGCGGCACGAACTGAAACCAGGGCAGGGGAATACGCCGGAAAGAGCAAAAGCGCTAAGGCAGCTGATCATCCGCAAAGCCGACGACATGCGAAAGGAGAACCCCTCCAAGAATGGGGACGCTCCGCCCGCCATGCAGCAGGAATTCCGGCGCCTGGAAAGTGACATGGACGACGTTTTCTTCATCATGCAGCTGTACAGTTACCCGGGCGACTATCTGGTGGAGATCCCCACGCTGGAGCGGCTGGCGGAAACGCTCGACAAGTTTGAAGAGGACATCCTGCAGCGCGATTTGCCTCGCGTCCGCGGCCAGCGCCGGGTGCAGATCCGCTTTGGCCCGCCGCTGACGATTGAGAAGGAGCGGAAAGGCCGCGACCAGGTCGCCCAGCTGACCCACCAAATGGAGGCCCAGGTGCAGGCCCTGATCGATCAAATTAACGCCGAAGAAGGGCTCAAACCGCACGTTCGTTAG
- a CDS encoding DUF3299 domain-containing protein — protein sequence MDTQTTEPENENYYSYNSEEEYVQPYRTLSKPALVALIVGLLSTAALLSPQLLFVPVIGLVLGVASLMSIRAHREELTGAPLAWAGVLLSAGLFLASGITHTVIYYTEVPEGYQRVSFSLLKPGPEDTSRGLPVSSEAVGLNGTNVFIAGYVHPGVSGQGRVKKFVLVPDMGTCCFGGQPDLTDMIEVTIENDQAIQYSTRRRKLAGVFHVTPQTKKAAGGLEGGCFKLDCDLVK from the coding sequence ATGGATACGCAAACGACCGAACCTGAAAACGAAAACTACTATTCCTACAACAGCGAGGAAGAGTACGTCCAGCCTTACCGCACTCTCAGCAAGCCCGCGTTGGTCGCGCTGATTGTCGGTCTGCTGTCGACGGCCGCCCTGCTGAGCCCGCAGTTACTGTTTGTGCCCGTCATCGGGCTGGTGCTGGGGGTGGCCTCCCTGATGAGCATCCGCGCCCATCGGGAAGAGCTGACAGGCGCCCCGTTGGCCTGGGCGGGGGTGCTGCTATCCGCAGGATTGTTCCTCGCCAGCGGTATCACGCATACCGTGATTTACTACACCGAAGTGCCCGAAGGCTACCAGCGCGTTTCCTTTAGCCTGCTGAAACCTGGCCCGGAAGATACCTCGCGCGGTTTGCCCGTTTCCAGCGAGGCAGTGGGACTCAATGGAACGAATGTCTTTATCGCGGGTTACGTTCACCCCGGCGTCAGCGGACAGGGCCGCGTCAAGAAGTTTGTCCTCGTCCCCGACATGGGAACCTGCTGCTTTGGCGGACAGCCTGACTTGACGGATATGATCGAAGTCACTATCGAGAACGACCAGGCAATCCAGTACAGCACGCGCCGACGAAAGCTGGCAGGCGTTTTCCACGTGACCCCCCAGACCAAGAAAGCCGCCGGTGGACTGGAAGGCGGTTGTTTCAAGCTGGATTGCGATCTGGTCAAATAG
- the pheT gene encoding phenylalanine--tRNA ligase subunit beta yields MLVSWNWLSDYLNLDLDRETVENRLAMSGLNHEETHAAGDDFCIDLEVTSNRPDCLGHIGVAREIGVLFDRPLCFPNPQPAAAGPAVETLAKVTLQTDLCPRYTARVIQGVKVGPSPEWLVKRLETIYRTKSAKWKPVNNIVDITNYVLMESGQPLHAFDLQHLAGSEIIVRTAAAGEKLEAIDHQVYELDPGMCVIADARQPVALAGVMGGAATEVQAGTTNLLIESADFDSLSIRSTARKLKLHSDSSYRFERGVDPAGIDWASRRCCELILEIAGGELAAGVIDVGAPAAERKPVVLRLAQVERILGIRIPADEIRRILAALGNQEVSADEKQLVVNPPTWRRDLDREIDLIEEVARVHGYEQIPENASVPMAASHRSDHDRVLAKVRQVLNAAGFDEAMTISMISEDWSQAFSPWTDRPPIQASTPMIKGADRMRRSIVPSLLEARRINQAAGNDTVELFETAKIYLPQGAGLPREPWTLALSSGRSYHQVKGVIEALLNCLNPDLQLTASDTDQPLLDGAASAELSLAGQRFGFLGEVAAAGLKKFGLRSAATIAELDLSLLVAQSQLTPQHRAVSAYPAISHDLNFVVAESLRWSDLADTIRNSGGPLLESVDYREVYRDPKTDGADTKRILLSVRLRSPDRTLTSDDAEQARSSIIAACQQQHAAALVG; encoded by the coding sequence ATGCTTGTCTCCTGGAATTGGTTAAGCGATTACCTGAACCTGGACTTGGATCGGGAAACGGTCGAGAACCGGCTGGCCATGTCGGGACTCAACCACGAAGAAACGCACGCCGCCGGCGACGACTTCTGCATTGATCTCGAAGTCACCAGCAACCGGCCCGACTGCCTGGGGCATATCGGCGTCGCCCGGGAAATCGGCGTGCTGTTCGATCGCCCGCTCTGCTTCCCCAATCCGCAGCCGGCCGCCGCCGGGCCGGCTGTCGAAACGCTGGCCAAAGTCACGCTGCAGACGGATCTCTGCCCGCGGTATACGGCCCGCGTGATCCAGGGCGTCAAGGTCGGCCCCAGTCCGGAATGGCTGGTCAAACGGCTGGAAACGATCTACCGCACCAAATCGGCCAAATGGAAGCCGGTCAACAACATCGTCGACATCACCAACTATGTCCTGATGGAATCGGGCCAGCCGCTGCACGCGTTTGACCTGCAGCATCTGGCCGGGTCCGAGATCATCGTCCGCACCGCCGCAGCCGGCGAAAAGCTGGAAGCAATCGACCACCAGGTTTACGAACTCGACCCCGGCATGTGCGTGATTGCCGACGCCAGGCAACCGGTCGCTTTAGCCGGCGTGATGGGCGGCGCCGCCACCGAAGTCCAGGCAGGGACGACGAATCTGCTGATCGAGTCGGCCGACTTTGATTCGCTGTCGATCCGCTCGACCGCTCGTAAACTGAAGCTGCACAGCGACTCCTCTTATCGCTTTGAACGAGGAGTCGATCCGGCCGGCATTGACTGGGCCAGCCGCCGCTGCTGCGAACTGATTCTGGAAATCGCTGGCGGAGAACTGGCCGCAGGCGTGATCGATGTCGGCGCCCCCGCCGCAGAACGGAAGCCGGTCGTGCTGCGACTGGCTCAGGTAGAACGCATCCTGGGCATCCGCATCCCGGCCGACGAGATCCGCCGCATTCTGGCGGCGCTCGGCAACCAGGAAGTCTCAGCCGATGAAAAGCAGCTGGTCGTCAATCCGCCCACCTGGCGCCGCGACCTGGATCGTGAGATCGACCTGATCGAAGAGGTCGCCCGGGTGCATGGTTACGAGCAGATCCCGGAGAACGCCTCGGTGCCGATGGCCGCTTCGCACCGATCCGACCATGACCGCGTGCTGGCGAAAGTTCGGCAGGTGCTGAACGCCGCCGGGTTTGACGAAGCGATGACGATCAGCATGATCAGCGAAGACTGGTCGCAAGCGTTCAGCCCGTGGACCGATCGCCCGCCGATCCAGGCCAGCACCCCCATGATTAAAGGCGCCGACCGGATGCGCCGCAGCATCGTTCCCAGTCTGCTGGAAGCCCGTCGCATCAACCAGGCCGCCGGCAATGACACCGTCGAGCTGTTTGAAACGGCCAAAATCTACCTGCCCCAGGGCGCCGGCCTGCCGCGGGAACCTTGGACGCTGGCCCTTAGCAGCGGCCGGTCTTACCATCAGGTTAAAGGGGTCATCGAGGCCTTGCTCAACTGTCTGAACCCGGACCTGCAGCTCACCGCCAGCGACACCGACCAGCCGCTGCTCGACGGCGCCGCCTCGGCCGAACTGTCGCTCGCCGGGCAACGTTTCGGCTTCCTGGGAGAAGTCGCCGCCGCCGGACTCAAGAAGTTCGGACTGCGGTCCGCCGCCACCATCGCCGAGCTGGACCTCAGCTTGCTGGTCGCCCAGTCGCAACTCACGCCGCAGCATCGGGCCGTTAGCGCCTATCCGGCCATCTCGCACGATCTGAACTTTGTGGTTGCCGAGTCGCTTCGCTGGAGTGATCTGGCGGACACGATTCGCAACTCGGGCGGGCCGCTGCTGGAGAGCGTCGACTACCGCGAAGTCTATCGCGACCCCAAAACCGACGGCGCCGATACGAAGCGCATCCTGCTTTCCGTCCGGCTGCGTTCGCCCGATCGGACGCTCACCAGCGACGACGCAGAACAAGCCCGGTCCAGCATTATCGCCGCCTGCCAGCAACAGCATGCAGCCGCGCTGGTAGGTTAG
- a CDS encoding S1C family serine protease, whose translation MADNRSLFRMTFLNALLTLLLAAMLVWQVVMLPTGKGIDPLVEMRPQSADVELTSLEQSTIDIFRRVSPSVVHITTLVNARRSVFSFDNEQIEQGSGSGFLWDNQGHVVTNFHVIQNADAAQITLANHATYPGRLVGAYPDKDLAVLTIDAPPEELRQIALGTSRHLEVGQSVLAIGNPFGLDQTLTTGVVSAVGRQIRSVNNRTIRDVIQTDAAINPGNSGGPLLDSSGRLIGVNSSILSPSGAFAGVGFAIPIDEVNRVVTELIRHGKIVRPSFGVELAPDQWRRYLQAPGVLVLNVEEGSPAAKAGILPTRRAFDGEIELGDFIVSLDDQPINSTDDYLSALESKAAGDAVKVVVRRGRTEKTFQLQVHSGN comes from the coding sequence ATGGCCGACAATCGCTCTCTGTTCCGCATGACTTTTCTGAACGCCTTACTGACGCTGTTGCTGGCGGCCATGCTCGTCTGGCAGGTCGTCATGCTGCCGACGGGCAAAGGGATCGACCCGCTGGTCGAAATGCGGCCGCAATCGGCGGACGTCGAACTGACCTCGCTCGAGCAGTCCACGATCGACATTTTCCGCAGGGTTTCTCCTTCGGTCGTGCATATCACTACCCTCGTCAACGCCCGGCGGAGCGTGTTCAGTTTTGACAACGAGCAGATCGAACAAGGGTCCGGCAGCGGTTTCCTGTGGGACAACCAGGGCCACGTGGTGACAAACTTCCATGTGATCCAGAACGCGGACGCAGCCCAGATTACGCTGGCCAACCACGCCACTTACCCGGGCCGGCTGGTCGGCGCCTATCCCGACAAAGACCTGGCCGTGCTCACGATCGACGCCCCGCCCGAAGAGCTGCGGCAGATCGCGCTGGGAACGTCGCGTCACCTGGAAGTCGGCCAAAGCGTGCTGGCGATCGGCAACCCGTTTGGACTCGATCAAACGCTCACAACCGGCGTGGTCAGCGCCGTCGGGCGCCAGATCCGCTCCGTCAACAATCGCACCATTCGCGACGTGATCCAGACCGACGCCGCCATCAACCCGGGCAACTCGGGCGGTCCCCTGCTCGACAGCAGCGGCCGGTTAATCGGCGTCAACTCGTCGATTCTCAGTCCGTCGGGCGCCTTTGCCGGCGTCGGCTTCGCCATTCCGATCGATGAGGTCAATCGCGTCGTGACCGAGCTTATCCGGCATGGCAAGATTGTGCGGCCGTCGTTTGGCGTGGAGCTGGCGCCGGACCAGTGGCGACGTTACCTTCAGGCGCCAGGCGTGCTGGTGCTGAATGTCGAGGAAGGCTCCCCCGCCGCAAAGGCCGGCATTCTGCCGACCCGTCGCGCGTTCGACGGGGAGATTGAGCTAGGCGACTTTATCGTGAGTCTCGACGACCAGCCGATCAACTCGACCGACGACTATCTGAGCGCTCTTGAATCGAAAGCGGCAGGCGATGCGGTGAAAGTCGTCGTCCGTCGCGGTCGCACCGAAAAAACGTTTCAACTCCAGGTCCATTCCGGCAATTAA
- a CDS encoding L-threonylcarbamoyladenylate synthase, which translates to MAAVVIDVKTAEDQRDVVHRAVEALAEGKLVAFPTETVYGLAASALDAKAIERLLQAKGRGEGHPLTLAIKSVDDLIDYVPNLSSLGQRLARRCWPGPITLVFDDDHPDSVIKGLPPSVQQAVSPHGTIGFRAPAHPLILSALRFTAGPIALTSANKTGQPPAVTAEEVVAQVGEETALVIDDGRSKFAQASSVVQIRGNTLKVLRAGVFTEQTLLRMSGLMVLFICTGNTCRSPMAEALLKKRIADKLGCKVGEIEDRGILVASAGIAAMEGGRAAREAIDICKERELVLTDHESQPLTDRLVRYADLILTMTRGHRQAITAQWPDAAARTFVLRHDGGDVSDPIGGPSEVYRNCADQIDELLEGWMEKLDLANPPQIEI; encoded by the coding sequence ATGGCTGCTGTTGTAATCGATGTGAAAACGGCCGAGGACCAGCGCGATGTTGTCCATCGTGCGGTCGAAGCTCTGGCCGAAGGGAAGCTGGTCGCTTTCCCGACCGAGACCGTCTACGGCCTGGCCGCCAGCGCGCTCGATGCGAAAGCGATTGAACGCTTGCTGCAGGCCAAAGGCCGCGGCGAGGGGCATCCCTTGACGCTGGCGATCAAGAGCGTCGACGACCTGATTGACTATGTGCCCAACCTGTCCTCGCTGGGACAGCGACTGGCCCGACGCTGCTGGCCCGGACCGATCACCCTGGTGTTCGACGACGACCACCCGGACAGCGTGATCAAAGGTCTGCCGCCGTCGGTGCAACAGGCCGTTTCTCCTCATGGCACGATTGGCTTTCGCGCCCCGGCCCATCCCTTGATCCTGTCCGCCTTGCGCTTTACGGCGGGACCCATCGCGCTCACCAGCGCCAACAAAACGGGTCAGCCGCCGGCCGTGACGGCCGAGGAAGTAGTCGCCCAGGTGGGCGAAGAAACGGCCCTGGTGATCGACGACGGCCGCTCCAAGTTCGCCCAGGCGTCGTCCGTCGTACAGATCCGCGGCAACACGCTCAAGGTATTACGGGCCGGCGTATTTACCGAACAAACCCTGCTGCGAATGTCAGGGCTGATGGTGCTGTTCATCTGCACCGGCAATACCTGCCGCAGCCCGATGGCGGAAGCTTTGCTGAAGAAGCGGATCGCCGACAAGCTGGGCTGCAAGGTCGGCGAGATCGAAGACCGCGGCATCCTCGTCGCTTCCGCCGGCATCGCCGCGATGGAAGGCGGCCGCGCCGCGCGGGAAGCGATCGATATCTGCAAGGAACGCGAACTGGTGCTGACCGATCATGAAAGCCAGCCGCTGACCGATCGCCTGGTCCGCTACGCCGACCTGATCCTCACCATGACCCGCGGGCATCGCCAGGCCATCACCGCGCAGTGGCCCGATGCAGCCGCCCGGACCTTCGTCCTGCGGCACGACGGCGGCGACGTTTCCGACCCGATCGGCGGCCCCTCGGAAGTCTATCGCAATTGCGCCGACCAGATCGACGAACTGCTGGAAGGCTGGATGGAGAAGCTCGACCTGGCCAACCCGCCGCAGATCGAAATCTAA
- a CDS encoding type II secretion system protein — translation MVSHVVDFSPLRSPRSRPRGFTLVELLVVIAIIGVLVALLLPAVQYARAAARNAQCRNRLKQLTLALHNYADSNRTFAPYVVEDSTRMNYLMTYSGGQGKAQHWFGLVNYDLPAAQQLDYTTGPLAPYMETNHTSFQCPDFGHRQMETVRFGKVASGYGYNGHYLSRASGVDYPPPSYAATPTAKPLVRSFGDFVQTKLTIAFADSAQVEMVTFSPPSFNFRENWLLEPPSNNFPTIHFRHADTTNVSFLDGHVESRPREFYIDPAGYVSAEQKALMEEHRLGNLSNGGGLDDPLRRDALFDDE, via the coding sequence ATGGTTTCTCACGTTGTTGATTTCTCTCCGCTGCGCAGTCCGCGCTCCCGCCCCCGGGGTTTTACCCTGGTCGAGCTGCTGGTGGTGATCGCCATCATTGGCGTACTGGTCGCCCTGTTGCTGCCGGCGGTGCAGTATGCCCGGGCCGCCGCCCGGAACGCCCAATGCCGGAATCGCCTGAAGCAGTTGACGCTGGCCCTGCATAACTACGCTGACAGCAATCGGACCTTCGCGCCGTACGTCGTCGAAGACTCTACCCGGATGAACTATCTGATGACGTACTCCGGCGGTCAGGGGAAAGCCCAGCATTGGTTTGGGCTGGTCAACTACGACCTGCCGGCCGCCCAGCAGTTGGACTACACCACCGGTCCGCTGGCTCCGTACATGGAAACGAATCACACCTCGTTCCAGTGCCCCGACTTTGGACATCGGCAGATGGAAACAGTCCGTTTTGGCAAAGTGGCCTCAGGCTATGGCTATAACGGGCACTACCTGTCGCGCGCATCGGGGGTGGATTACCCGCCGCCTTCCTACGCAGCGACCCCCACTGCGAAGCCGCTGGTCCGCAGTTTCGGCGATTTTGTACAAACCAAGCTGACGATCGCCTTTGCCGACAGCGCCCAGGTGGAGATGGTGACATTCTCGCCACCCTCGTTCAACTTCCGCGAGAACTGGCTGCTGGAGCCGCCCAGCAATAACTTCCCCACGATCCATTTCCGCCATGCGGATACGACAAATGTCTCCTTTCTGGACGGCCATGTGGAATCGCGGCCGCGCGAGTTTTACATCGACCCGGCCGGGTATGTCTCGGCCGAACAGAAAGCCCTGATGGAAGAACATCGCCTGGGCAATCTCAGCAACGGCGGCGGGCTGGACGATCCGCTGCGGCGGGACGCCCTGTTCGACGACGAATAA
- a CDS encoding isoaspartyl peptidase/L-asparaginase, with product MKAIASHNGLAAAQRAYELASTGSSPLDACVAGVALIEDDPEELTVGYGGLPNEDGVVELDAAVMDGRLHRGAGVAALQKVRHPAQVAQRLMEQTTRALLVGEGALRFAQANGFPEENLLTDKARRMWLYWKRTRSNFDDWRRPAADETDLDVEHWFATRFYGQAAREGRHGTVHCAVQGPTGDLACTTSTSGHAFKLAGRVGDSPILGAGLYVDNEAGTCGSIGHGEANLTHLSSFAAVELMRTGLSPVDAGLELLRRIAAKTPEHERDENGRPKFNLQLFLLHHSGAHAGVAMWGPKQIAVCDEQGGRLEDCTPLYER from the coding sequence ATGAAAGCGATTGCTTCCCATAACGGACTGGCGGCGGCCCAGCGCGCGTACGAACTGGCCTCGACAGGTTCCAGCCCACTGGATGCGTGCGTTGCCGGCGTTGCCCTGATCGAAGACGATCCGGAAGAACTGACAGTCGGCTATGGCGGTCTGCCGAACGAAGACGGCGTGGTCGAGCTCGATGCGGCCGTGATGGACGGTCGACTGCATCGGGGCGCCGGCGTTGCGGCCCTCCAGAAAGTGCGGCATCCGGCCCAGGTCGCCCAGCGACTGATGGAGCAAACAACCCGCGCCCTGCTGGTCGGCGAAGGAGCCCTCCGCTTCGCCCAGGCGAACGGTTTCCCGGAAGAGAATCTGCTGACCGACAAGGCCCGGCGGATGTGGCTGTATTGGAAACGGACACGCAGCAACTTCGATGACTGGCGCCGCCCGGCCGCCGACGAAACCGATCTCGATGTCGAGCACTGGTTCGCCACCCGGTTCTATGGACAGGCCGCCCGGGAAGGCCGGCATGGCACGGTCCACTGTGCGGTGCAGGGACCAACAGGCGATCTGGCCTGCACCACCAGCACCAGCGGCCATGCCTTCAAGCTGGCGGGGCGCGTCGGCGACTCGCCCATCCTGGGCGCCGGGCTATATGTCGATAACGAAGCCGGCACATGCGGCAGCATCGGCCATGGGGAAGCGAACCTGACGCACCTGTCGTCGTTCGCCGCGGTCGAACTGATGCGCACGGGCTTGTCGCCCGTCGACGCGGGACTGGAGTTGCTCCGTCGCATTGCTGCGAAAACGCCAGAGCACGAACGGGACGAAAATGGCCGGCCGAAGTTCAACCTGCAGCTGTTCCTGCTGCACCACAGCGGCGCCCACGCCGGCGTCGCCATGTGGGGCCCCAAGCAGATCGCCGTCTGCGACGAACAGGGCGGCCGGCTGGAAGACTGCACGCCGCTGTACGAACGGTAG